One Paraburkholderia dioscoreae DNA segment encodes these proteins:
- a CDS encoding FdhF/YdeP family oxidoreductase — MTTRREVPGIRPYDGPAGGWGALRATAQAVRTQMENIEAPITLMRTNQPDGFDCPGCAWPDKEHKSTFQFCENGAKAVTWEATTKRVGPEFFQNNTVSSLLQRSDFELEDLGRLTHPLVYDRATDKFRAVEWEDAFARIGEVLRGLSSPDEAEFYTSGRASNEAAYLFQLLAREYGTNNFPDCSNMCHEPTSVGLPQSIGIGKGTVSLDDFDSTELILSIGHNPGTNHPRMMGTLHECSRRNVPIIVFNPLRERALERFADPQSVVEMATFGSTRIASTYFQVDAGGDAAALKGIMKALVAMDAEQGKTVLDHEFIATHTQGFDAFAADLEATSWDDIEKASGLTREDLEEVAIAYAKSNATIVTYGMGVTQHNKGTANVRLIADLLLLRGNIGKPGAGICPLRGHSNVQGNRTVGITEKPSEAFLKQIENVLGFKPPAAHGHDAVQAMQAMIAGTARVLICLGGNFAVALPDSEQSFPAMSKLDLSVHLGTKLNRSHLLVAKETYVLPVLGRTELDIQANGRQSITVEDSMSMVHASSGKLKPASEHLRSEPAIVAGIATAALPNSKVAWSELVADYDRIRDLIEQTVPGFEAFNARIRVPGGFRMPLPPTERAWPTPSGKAMFSVYGGVREDADVLGADNVLRLITIRSHDQYNTTIYALDDRYRGVFGRRDVLFMNEDDLAERGLEHGDLVDIETVLAGRQLRLKKITAIAYNIAPGSVAAYYPEANVLVPLDFIDKESGTPSYKSVPVHVMRSAEI, encoded by the coding sequence ATGACCACGCGACGCGAAGTTCCGGGAATCCGGCCGTATGACGGTCCTGCTGGCGGTTGGGGAGCGCTGCGGGCGACGGCTCAGGCCGTTCGCACGCAGATGGAGAACATCGAGGCGCCAATTACGCTGATGCGGACCAATCAGCCTGATGGCTTCGATTGTCCGGGTTGCGCCTGGCCGGACAAGGAGCACAAATCCACTTTCCAGTTCTGCGAAAACGGCGCCAAGGCGGTGACATGGGAAGCGACCACCAAGCGGGTGGGACCGGAGTTTTTCCAGAACAATACGGTGTCCTCGCTGCTGCAACGCTCGGATTTCGAACTGGAGGATCTCGGCCGGCTGACACATCCTCTCGTCTACGACCGCGCCACCGACAAATTCCGGGCAGTGGAATGGGAGGACGCCTTCGCTCGTATCGGTGAAGTGCTGCGCGGCTTGTCCTCTCCCGACGAAGCCGAGTTCTATACATCGGGCAGGGCGTCGAACGAGGCCGCCTACCTGTTCCAGTTGCTCGCGCGGGAATACGGCACGAACAATTTCCCCGACTGCTCGAACATGTGCCACGAGCCGACCAGCGTCGGCTTGCCGCAGTCGATCGGGATCGGCAAAGGCACGGTGTCGCTGGACGATTTCGACTCGACCGAGCTCATCCTCTCGATCGGTCACAATCCCGGCACGAATCACCCCCGGATGATGGGCACGCTGCACGAATGCTCACGGCGCAATGTGCCGATCATCGTGTTCAATCCGCTGCGCGAGCGCGCACTCGAACGCTTTGCCGATCCGCAGAGCGTTGTTGAAATGGCGACCTTCGGCTCGACCCGGATCGCGTCGACCTATTTTCAGGTCGACGCCGGCGGAGACGCGGCCGCCCTCAAAGGCATCATGAAAGCGCTCGTCGCGATGGACGCGGAACAGGGAAAAACCGTACTGGACCACGAGTTCATCGCGACACATACCCAGGGTTTCGACGCGTTCGCGGCGGATCTGGAAGCGACCTCATGGGACGACATCGAAAAGGCGAGCGGGCTGACCCGTGAAGATCTCGAAGAGGTCGCCATTGCCTATGCAAAATCGAATGCGACGATTGTCACTTACGGAATGGGCGTGACCCAGCATAACAAAGGCACCGCCAATGTCCGGCTGATTGCCGATCTGTTGCTGTTGCGCGGCAATATTGGCAAGCCGGGCGCAGGCATCTGTCCGTTACGCGGACATTCGAACGTGCAGGGCAACCGGACCGTCGGCATTACTGAAAAGCCTTCCGAAGCCTTCCTCAAGCAGATCGAGAACGTGCTCGGGTTCAAGCCACCCGCGGCACACGGACACGACGCCGTCCAGGCGATGCAGGCGATGATCGCCGGCACGGCCAGGGTGCTGATCTGTCTCGGCGGAAACTTCGCTGTTGCGTTGCCGGATTCCGAGCAGTCGTTTCCCGCCATGAGCAAGCTCGATCTGAGCGTTCACCTCGGCACCAAGCTCAATCGTTCTCACCTGCTTGTGGCCAAAGAAACGTATGTGCTGCCCGTGCTCGGCCGCACGGAACTCGACATACAGGCAAACGGCCGGCAATCCATCACTGTGGAAGATTCGATGTCGATGGTCCACGCTTCTTCGGGCAAGCTGAAACCCGCTTCAGAACATCTGCGATCCGAGCCGGCGATCGTCGCGGGTATTGCCACGGCCGCGTTGCCGAACAGCAAGGTTGCATGGTCGGAACTGGTGGCCGACTACGACAGGATCCGGGATCTGATCGAGCAAACCGTGCCGGGATTCGAAGCATTCAATGCACGAATCCGGGTGCCGGGCGGATTCCGTATGCCGCTTCCCCCGACGGAGCGCGCGTGGCCCACGCCGTCGGGAAAAGCAATGTTCTCGGTGTACGGCGGGGTCAGGGAAGATGCCGACGTGCTCGGCGCTGACAATGTGCTGCGTCTCATCACGATCCGCAGCCACGACCAGTACAACACCACCATCTACGCGCTGGACGATCGTTACCGGGGTGTGTTCGGCCGCCGCGACGTGCTGTTCATGAACGAGGACGATCTGGCCGAACGCGGACTCGAACACGGTGATCTGGTCGACATCGAAACCGTTCTGGCGGGCAGACAGCTTCGCCTGAAGAAGATCACTGCAATCGCGTACAACATCGCGCCGGGTTCGGTGGCGGCCTATTATCCGGAAGCCAACGTGCTGGTGCCGCTCGACTTCATCGACAAGGAAAGCGGCACGCCTTCGTACAAGTCTGTTCCGGTTCATGTCATGCGCTCAGCGGAAATCTGA
- a CDS encoding cytochrome ubiquinol oxidase subunit I: MEIFDAFHLARLQFAFTVSFHIIFPAISIGMASFLAVLEWRWLLTGDVAYKDMFLFWSKIFAVGFGMGVVSGVVMAYEFGTNWSGFSSVAGNITGPLLTYEVLTAFFLEAGFLGVMLFGWERVTPRSHFFATLMVAVGTLISTFWILASNSFMQTPQGFAIEGGRIVPVDWMKVIFNPSFPYRLAHMTIAAFIVAGFIVAACGAWHLLQGRRDKPVTRSFSMALWILLFLTPIQIFVGDAHGLNTREYQPAKIAAIEGLWETEKGGTALNLVGLPDMDAEVTRYTLQVPHLGSLILTHSWNGEIRGLKEFPPQDRPYSPIVFWTFRIMAGLGMLMLLTALLGLVLRVRGSLYETRWFQRFVLCMGPSGIVALLAGWITTEVGRQPWTVYGVLRTADSLSPIGSQQAGVSLLIFVMVYFLVFGMGFYYMMKMMKRGPEEHVERRDSRRHPVLRNRPLDALEGE, encoded by the coding sequence ATGGAAATCTTCGATGCATTCCACCTTGCCAGGTTGCAGTTTGCATTCACGGTTTCGTTTCATATTATTTTCCCCGCCATCAGCATCGGCATGGCCAGCTTCCTGGCCGTGCTGGAATGGCGCTGGCTGCTGACCGGCGACGTCGCCTACAAGGACATGTTCCTGTTCTGGTCGAAGATCTTTGCGGTCGGTTTCGGCATGGGCGTGGTCTCGGGCGTAGTGATGGCCTACGAGTTCGGCACCAACTGGAGCGGTTTTTCCAGTGTAGCCGGCAATATCACGGGGCCGCTCCTGACCTATGAAGTGTTGACGGCATTCTTTCTCGAAGCCGGCTTTCTCGGCGTCATGCTGTTCGGCTGGGAACGGGTCACGCCGCGCTCGCATTTCTTCGCCACGCTCATGGTCGCGGTGGGCACGCTCATTTCCACGTTCTGGATTCTCGCGTCGAACAGCTTCATGCAGACGCCGCAAGGATTCGCTATCGAGGGTGGCCGTATCGTGCCGGTCGACTGGATGAAGGTGATTTTCAACCCGTCGTTTCCGTATCGCCTCGCGCATATGACCATCGCGGCATTCATCGTGGCGGGCTTCATCGTTGCCGCTTGCGGCGCGTGGCATCTGTTGCAGGGGCGGCGCGATAAACCCGTCACGCGTAGTTTTTCGATGGCGCTGTGGATTCTGCTCTTCCTCACGCCGATACAGATCTTCGTCGGCGATGCACATGGTCTGAACACACGCGAATATCAGCCAGCCAAGATCGCCGCGATCGAAGGACTGTGGGAAACCGAGAAGGGCGGCACGGCACTGAACCTGGTCGGGCTGCCCGACATGGATGCCGAAGTGACGCGATATACGCTGCAAGTGCCGCATCTGGGCAGCCTTATCCTGACGCATAGCTGGAACGGAGAAATTCGCGGCTTGAAGGAATTTCCCCCTCAGGACCGCCCGTATTCGCCGATCGTGTTCTGGACATTCCGGATCATGGCGGGTCTCGGCATGTTGATGCTATTGACGGCGCTGCTCGGCCTCGTGCTCAGAGTGCGCGGCAGCCTCTACGAGACGAGGTGGTTTCAGCGTTTCGTTCTGTGCATGGGGCCTTCGGGAATCGTGGCGTTGCTGGCCGGGTGGATAACCACGGAAGTCGGCCGTCAACCCTGGACGGTGTACGGCGTTCTGCGCACAGCGGACTCTCTGTCGCCGATCGGTTCCCAGCAAGCCGGCGTTTCATTGCTGATCTTCGTGATGGTGTACTTCCTGGTATTCGGCATGGGCTTCTACTACATGATGAAAATGATGAAGCGCGGACCGGAAGAGCATGTCGAGCGCCGTGATTCACGCAGGCATCCGGTCCTGCGCAATCGCCCGCTGGATGCCCTGGAAGGGGAGTGA
- the cydB gene encoding cytochrome d ubiquinol oxidase subunit II, with amino-acid sequence MQIDLPVVWAAIIGLGVFIYVMLDGFDLGIGLLFPFFEEKGDRQVMLNTIAPVWDGNETFLVLGGAGLYGAFPVVYSTLLPANYLPLILMVVGLIFRGAAFELRGKAVRTQHAWDLAFMGGSALAGLCQGIVLGSLLQGIKIVDGRFAGGPFDWLSPFSLFCGIGVLTTYAALGCGWLILKTDGELQRKMRELMRPLVSVLLGVMAVVSLWTVIGLPAVAHRWFGSGNLGWFLPVPVLVIVCVWGIFRSLRLLHEATPFLLTLALCFLGYSGLLISIWPNIVPPSLTIWEASSSHSSQLFTLVGTVIVLPVILVYNVMQYRVFRGKVREGDAGYH; translated from the coding sequence ATGCAGATCGATCTTCCTGTCGTATGGGCCGCGATCATCGGACTCGGCGTCTTCATCTACGTGATGCTGGACGGTTTCGATCTCGGCATTGGCCTGCTGTTTCCGTTCTTTGAGGAGAAAGGCGATCGGCAGGTCATGCTCAATACCATCGCACCGGTCTGGGACGGTAACGAGACGTTCCTCGTTCTCGGCGGCGCCGGGCTTTACGGGGCGTTTCCGGTGGTGTATTCGACACTGCTGCCGGCTAACTATCTCCCGCTCATCCTGATGGTGGTGGGCCTGATCTTCCGCGGAGCGGCCTTCGAACTGCGCGGCAAGGCAGTCAGAACCCAGCACGCGTGGGATCTCGCCTTCATGGGCGGTTCCGCGCTCGCGGGGCTCTGCCAGGGCATCGTGCTGGGGTCGCTCCTGCAAGGCATCAAGATCGTCGACGGCCGTTTCGCCGGCGGCCCATTCGACTGGCTCTCGCCGTTCAGCCTGTTCTGCGGAATCGGCGTGCTCACCACGTATGCGGCGCTCGGCTGCGGCTGGCTCATCCTGAAGACGGATGGTGAATTGCAGCGCAAGATGCGCGAGCTGATGCGGCCGCTCGTGAGCGTTCTGCTCGGCGTCATGGCCGTCGTGAGTCTATGGACGGTGATCGGATTGCCGGCAGTCGCACATCGCTGGTTCGGAAGCGGCAATCTCGGCTGGTTTCTGCCGGTGCCGGTTCTCGTGATCGTATGCGTGTGGGGCATCTTCCGCTCGCTGCGGTTGCTGCACGAGGCGACGCCTTTCCTTCTCACGCTCGCGCTATGCTTCCTCGGTTACAGCGGTCTGCTCATCAGCATCTGGCCGAACATCGTTCCGCCTTCCCTGACGATCTGGGAAGCGTCGTCGAGCCACTCGAGCCAGCTGTTTACGCTGGTCGGCACAGTGATCGTGCTGCCGGTCATTCTCGTCTACAACGTCATGCAGTATCGCGTGTTCCGCGGCAAGGTGAGGGAAGGGGACGCCGGTTACCACTGA
- a CDS encoding bestrophin family protein produces MIVRPGQNWFRLLFVWNGSVLQSIIPQLIFMAIVSSLAVLTQGRIFGAKIPLNTAPFTLFGLALAIFLAFRNNASYERFNEARHLWGSLLISARALTSQMLCYVPRGEDRIRMAHALIACVYALKHQLRGTDPNPDLIRFLGRTRTEALQHACYKPAALLNELRRDFADLQVRAVVSETKLWMFDAQINELGRTIGGCERIASTPIPFAYSVLLHRTVYAYCVLLPFGLVDSTEFFTPLLCVFISYTLIALEAIASEVAEPFTLAPNALALDAMTRNIERSILELCGCDLPDEVVPVRPYQLT; encoded by the coding sequence ATGATTGTGAGGCCAGGGCAAAACTGGTTCCGGCTGCTGTTTGTCTGGAACGGTTCCGTGTTGCAGTCGATCATTCCCCAGCTGATCTTCATGGCGATTGTCAGCAGTCTCGCCGTCCTGACACAGGGGCGTATTTTCGGCGCGAAGATTCCGCTCAATACGGCACCCTTCACCTTATTCGGCCTTGCTCTGGCGATATTCCTCGCGTTTCGCAACAACGCAAGTTACGAGCGCTTCAACGAGGCGCGTCATCTCTGGGGCAGCCTTCTGATCTCGGCACGCGCGCTGACCTCGCAGATGCTGTGCTATGTCCCGCGCGGCGAAGACAGGATTCGAATGGCTCATGCATTGATTGCGTGTGTGTACGCGCTCAAGCATCAATTGCGCGGGACCGATCCGAATCCCGATCTCATCCGCTTTCTCGGCCGCACCCGAACCGAGGCGTTGCAGCACGCCTGTTACAAACCGGCCGCGCTTCTCAATGAGCTTCGTCGCGACTTCGCCGATCTGCAAGTCCGGGCAGTGGTATCGGAGACCAAGCTGTGGATGTTCGATGCGCAGATCAACGAATTGGGAAGAACCATTGGAGGATGCGAGCGGATCGCCTCCACGCCGATTCCGTTTGCCTACAGTGTGTTGCTTCACCGCACCGTCTATGCCTATTGCGTTTTACTGCCATTCGGTCTCGTCGACTCGACGGAGTTCTTCACGCCTCTTCTTTGTGTTTTCATTTCCTACACGCTGATCGCGCTCGAAGCGATTGCCAGCGAAGTCGCCGAGCCGTTTACTCTCGCGCCGAATGCGCTGGCGCTCGACGCAATGACTCGCAATATCGAACGATCGATTCTCGAACTGTGTGGGTGTGACCTCCCCGACGAGGTCGTGCCGGTGCGCCCGTATCAACTGACGTGA
- a CDS encoding aminotransferase-like domain-containing protein yields MNLYEKLADDIETSIRQGVYRHGERLPSVRQISRQHRISVTTAIRAYLLLESRGLVTSRPQSGYFVNRRDEGERKALELRPSKPIPISSPVDVSRLVLSTLRSIGVDDAVPLGSPYPDPSLFPFERINRYAYDAGRGKAQWGVTDALPPGNAKLVRQIARRYLENGMAVDPNEIVITVGATEAINLCLQAVAKPGDVIAVESPTFYAMLHAIERMGMKAIEVSTHPEHGIDIGALAAIVESQPIAACMVMPNFQNPLGFLMPDERKRELVELLTKRDIPVIENGVYNELHFGSSHPSSLKSFDTKGLVLHCSSFSKSLTSAYRIGWALPGRYRDQVEKLKFLNTLTSPSIPQLAIAEFLERDGFEHHLRKVRKAYAQQANLMKAIVSRFFPEGTRMSNPAGGYVLWVELPPKVDAMRLYKLALDQGITIGPGYMFSVSETTYRNFIRLNYSSPWSSEIEQAVITVGKLVSMCAR; encoded by the coding sequence ATGAATCTCTATGAGAAGCTTGCAGACGACATCGAAACATCGATCCGGCAAGGCGTGTACCGTCATGGCGAACGCCTGCCGTCAGTGCGGCAGATCAGCCGGCAGCATCGGATCAGTGTCACCACGGCGATCCGTGCGTATCTGCTGCTCGAAAGCCGTGGCCTTGTGACAAGCCGGCCCCAGTCGGGCTATTTCGTCAATCGCCGCGACGAGGGCGAGCGTAAGGCGCTGGAACTCCGTCCGTCGAAACCGATCCCGATTTCGTCGCCTGTCGACGTCAGCCGGCTGGTGCTCTCGACGCTGCGCTCGATCGGGGTGGACGACGCGGTGCCGCTCGGTTCGCCCTACCCCGACCCCAGTCTGTTTCCATTCGAAAGGATCAACCGGTACGCCTACGATGCGGGGCGCGGCAAGGCGCAATGGGGCGTGACGGACGCGCTGCCCCCCGGCAATGCGAAGCTCGTGCGCCAGATCGCGCGTCGCTACCTCGAGAATGGCATGGCCGTCGATCCGAACGAGATCGTCATCACGGTCGGCGCGACAGAGGCGATCAATCTCTGCCTTCAGGCGGTCGCGAAACCCGGCGACGTGATCGCTGTCGAGTCACCGACGTTCTACGCGATGCTCCACGCGATCGAACGGATGGGCATGAAAGCGATCGAGGTGTCGACTCATCCGGAACACGGCATCGATATTGGCGCGCTTGCCGCGATCGTGGAATCGCAACCCATCGCCGCCTGCATGGTCATGCCGAACTTCCAGAATCCGCTGGGCTTTCTGATGCCCGACGAACGCAAGCGCGAACTGGTCGAACTCCTGACGAAGCGGGACATTCCGGTCATCGAGAACGGTGTCTACAATGAACTGCACTTTGGCAGTTCGCACCCGAGCTCGTTGAAGTCGTTCGATACGAAGGGGCTCGTGCTTCATTGCTCCTCTTTCTCGAAGAGCCTGACCTCCGCGTACCGGATCGGCTGGGCGTTGCCGGGGCGCTATCGCGATCAGGTCGAGAAGCTCAAGTTTCTGAACACGTTGACCTCTCCGTCTATCCCGCAACTGGCGATCGCGGAATTCCTCGAACGCGATGGCTTCGAACATCATCTGCGCAAGGTGCGCAAAGCGTATGCGCAGCAGGCCAATCTCATGAAGGCGATCGTCTCGCGCTTCTTTCCCGAGGGCACACGCATGTCCAACCCCGCGGGCGGGTACGTGCTGTGGGTCGAATTGCCGCCGAAGGTCGACGCAATGCGGCTCTATAAACTCGCTCTCGACCAGGGCATCACGATCGGACCGGGCTATATGTTCTCGGTTTCGGAGACGACCTACCGGAATTTCATCCGCCTCAATTACAGCAGCCCGTGGTCGAGCGAAATCGAGCAGGCCGTGATCACCGTCGGCAAGCTCGTCTCGATGTGCGCGCGCTAG
- a CDS encoding LysR family transcriptional regulator gives MNLLEAMRIYVRVVERGSISSAARDLDIGQPAASERIDRLEKYLGCRLLLRSARALNCTPDGVTFYERSKRILNAVEQAVAEVSNEEQALRGTVRIAAPHCFGETVVPHALTLVRAAYPQLDLELILNDRTVDLVTEGVDVSFRLGQLGEGAFIACQLGQVGRVLVAAPEYLSRHGPVAEPSDLVKHPFIRLQGMFGTDQLPLRRMENVVESAPIHTVVKTSHWRPVYEMIVSGAGIGLLEEPACVDALADGRLVRILPRFDALPFDLHVLTQAQRPVPARVRTVVTMLKTCIQEILLGVHVDSRRVASRFEVLPEDEASALLKSSLRA, from the coding sequence ATGAATCTGCTGGAAGCCATGCGTATCTACGTCAGGGTGGTTGAGCGAGGGAGTATCTCCAGCGCGGCAAGAGACCTCGATATCGGTCAACCTGCCGCGAGCGAGCGTATCGATCGGCTCGAGAAGTACCTTGGCTGCCGGTTGCTGCTCCGCAGCGCGCGCGCACTCAATTGCACGCCCGATGGCGTGACCTTCTACGAGCGCAGCAAGAGGATTCTGAACGCGGTGGAGCAGGCGGTCGCCGAAGTGTCGAATGAAGAACAGGCCCTCAGGGGAACGGTTCGCATCGCGGCGCCTCACTGCTTTGGCGAGACGGTCGTGCCGCACGCGTTGACCCTGGTTCGCGCGGCCTATCCCCAACTGGATCTCGAACTGATCCTGAACGACAGGACCGTCGACCTCGTCACCGAAGGTGTGGACGTTTCCTTTCGTCTTGGGCAACTCGGAGAAGGAGCGTTCATTGCCTGTCAGCTCGGTCAGGTTGGGCGCGTTCTCGTGGCGGCGCCGGAGTATCTGAGCCGGCATGGTCCGGTTGCCGAACCGTCCGACCTGGTCAAGCACCCGTTCATCCGGCTCCAGGGCATGTTCGGCACGGACCAGTTGCCGCTCAGGCGCATGGAGAATGTCGTGGAGAGCGCGCCGATTCATACCGTGGTCAAAACCAGTCATTGGCGGCCCGTGTATGAAATGATCGTCTCGGGCGCCGGCATTGGGCTGCTGGAAGAACCCGCCTGCGTCGATGCGCTTGCAGACGGCCGCCTCGTGCGCATACTGCCGCGATTCGATGCGCTCCCTTTCGATCTGCATGTGCTGACCCAGGCGCAACGTCCTGTGCCGGCACGGGTACGGACGGTTGTGACGATGCTGAAGACGTGCATTCAGGAAATCCTGCTGGGCGTACACGTCGATAGCAGAAGAGTGGCGAGCCGCTTTGAAGTACTGCCGGAGGATGAGGCGTCCGCGCTCCTCAAGTCATCGTTGCGAGCGTGA
- a CDS encoding family 1 encapsulin nanocompartment shell protein, with product MNNLHRELAPISRAAWSQIEDEVARTFRRSVAGRRVVDVKGPGGTELSGVGTGHQTAITAPQQGVVAKLSEVKSLVELTVPFELQREAIDSVVRGAKDADWQPAKEAAKQLAYAEDRAIFDGYQAAGIGGIRDGSSNPPLALPADVSDYPNAISNALEQLRLAGVDGPYSVLLGADAYTALGEARDQGYPVIEHIKRIVNGDIIWAPALAGGSVLSTRGGDFELHLGEDLSIGYTSHTDTVVRLYLRETLTFLMLTSEASVSVTQAE from the coding sequence ATGAATAACCTGCATCGCGAGCTCGCCCCCATCTCCCGTGCGGCCTGGTCGCAGATCGAAGATGAAGTGGCGCGCACCTTCAGGCGCAGCGTCGCCGGCCGTCGCGTGGTCGACGTCAAGGGCCCTGGCGGCACGGAACTCTCCGGCGTCGGCACCGGGCATCAGACCGCGATCACGGCGCCGCAGCAGGGCGTCGTGGCGAAACTGTCCGAGGTAAAGAGCCTCGTCGAGTTGACCGTGCCGTTCGAATTGCAGCGCGAGGCGATAGACAGTGTGGTGCGCGGCGCGAAAGATGCCGACTGGCAGCCCGCGAAAGAAGCAGCGAAGCAACTCGCCTACGCCGAAGATCGCGCGATCTTCGACGGCTATCAGGCTGCCGGCATCGGCGGGATTCGCGACGGCTCGTCGAACCCGCCGCTTGCGCTGCCGGCCGACGTCAGCGACTATCCGAACGCCATCAGCAACGCGCTCGAACAACTGCGGCTCGCCGGCGTGGACGGCCCGTATTCCGTCCTGCTCGGCGCCGATGCGTACACCGCATTGGGTGAGGCACGCGACCAGGGCTATCCGGTTATCGAGCACATCAAGCGGATCGTGAATGGCGACATCATCTGGGCACCGGCGCTCGCCGGCGGCAGCGTGCTGTCCACGCGCGGCGGCGACTTCGAGCTACACCTCGGCGAAGATCTGTCGATCGGCTACACGAGCCATACCGACACTGTGGTGCGTCTCTATCTGCGCGAAACGCTGACGTTCCTGATGCTGACGAGCGAAGCATCGGTTTCGGTGACGCAAGCGGAATAA
- a CDS encoding Dyp-type peroxidase encodes MPKDIPEPQAICNDVTRSAIFIVATIEAGRDHADKVRAWCGDVAALVRSVGRRVPSGDLSCVCGFGSGAWDTLFGAPRPAGLHPFREFGSGERLAVATPGDILLHIRAEHMDLCFELATQLLGALGDAVTVVDEVHGFRNFDMRAMVGFVDGTENPVGRTAEEFTLIADEDPEFEGGSYVIVQKYLHDMAGWNALSVETQERIIGRTKLSDIELDEAVKPSCSHSSLTTLTENGEEVKILRDNMPFGRPGAGEFGTYFIGYARSPAPTEQMLENMFVGRPPGNYDRLLDYSRAVTGGLFFVPSATLLEALADRDPQATAADGGQQSDTSSSAEPQEGGSLNIGSLKGISQYE; translated from the coding sequence ATGCCCAAAGACATCCCAGAGCCGCAAGCCATTTGTAATGACGTCACCCGTAGCGCGATCTTCATTGTCGCGACGATCGAAGCCGGCCGCGATCACGCAGACAAGGTGCGTGCATGGTGCGGCGACGTTGCCGCCCTCGTGCGCTCGGTCGGCAGGCGGGTCCCCTCCGGCGATCTGTCGTGCGTATGCGGCTTCGGCTCCGGCGCATGGGATACGCTATTCGGTGCCCCGCGCCCCGCAGGCCTGCACCCGTTCCGGGAATTCGGCTCGGGCGAGCGCCTGGCTGTAGCGACCCCCGGCGACATCCTGCTGCATATTCGCGCCGAGCACATGGATCTCTGTTTCGAGCTCGCCACGCAACTGCTGGGAGCGCTCGGCGACGCAGTCACGGTAGTCGACGAAGTTCACGGCTTTCGCAACTTCGACATGCGCGCGATGGTGGGCTTCGTCGACGGCACGGAAAATCCGGTGGGTCGCACCGCTGAAGAATTCACGCTGATTGCCGATGAGGATCCCGAGTTCGAGGGCGGCAGTTACGTTATCGTGCAGAAGTACCTGCACGACATGGCCGGCTGGAATGCGCTCTCCGTCGAGACTCAGGAGCGCATTATCGGCCGCACCAAATTGTCCGACATCGAACTCGATGAAGCGGTGAAGCCGTCCTGCTCGCACAGTTCGCTCACCACCCTCACCGAGAACGGCGAGGAAGTGAAGATACTGCGCGACAACATGCCGTTCGGCAGGCCCGGCGCAGGCGAGTTCGGCACCTACTTCATCGGTTATGCCCGCTCGCCCGCACCGACCGAGCAGATGCTGGAAAACATGTTCGTCGGGCGCCCGCCGGGCAACTACGACCGGCTGCTCGACTATAGCCGCGCGGTTACCGGCGGCCTCTTCTTCGTCCCATCGGCTACCCTGCTCGAGGCACTCGCAGACCGCGATCCGCAAGCGACCGCTGCCGATGGCGGGCAACAGTCCGATACGTCTTCGTCCGCAGAGCCGCAGGAAGGCGGCTCGTTGAACATTGGCTCTCTCAAGGGAATCTCCCAATATGAATAA
- a CDS encoding ester cyclase, translated as MTLPADEHLTRQTIEGFYRAIEQKSVALLRQVVTPDWEYIPEPVGAAAGPDQMVQFFENIAKAIPDMKITILDVLVHGDRVGVRAEISGTQTGTLLGIAASSKHIRFAIHSFHQMRGNLIAKTWHLEDWLSVFRQLGALPQTLERP; from the coding sequence ATGACCCTGCCCGCCGACGAACATCTCACTCGTCAAACGATCGAAGGGTTCTATCGCGCCATCGAGCAGAAGAGCGTCGCATTGCTGCGGCAGGTCGTCACCCCGGATTGGGAATATATTCCCGAGCCCGTCGGGGCTGCCGCGGGACCTGACCAGATGGTGCAGTTCTTCGAGAACATCGCTAAAGCAATTCCCGACATGAAAATCACTATTCTCGACGTCCTCGTTCATGGCGATCGGGTCGGCGTGCGCGCGGAAATCAGCGGCACTCAAACAGGGACATTACTTGGCATTGCCGCGAGTTCCAAACACATCAGATTCGCGATTCACTCTTTCCACCAGATGCGCGGAAATCTGATTGCGAAAACATGGCATCTGGAGGACTGGCTGTCTGTGTTCCGGCAACTTGGAGCGTTACCCCAGACTCTCGAGCGGCCTTGA